A window of Pyrobaculum aerophilum str. IM2 contains these coding sequences:
- a CDS encoding ABC transporter ATP-binding protein gives MGLSVELKDVAVHYGSFQALMGINLYVESGEGLVLLGPSGSGKSTLLRTIAGLVPPSRGRVYIGGRDVTDLPPDKRGVSMLFQDLALFPHLNVFENVAFGLRVRRVPEEEVKRRVMWALELVRLDPHTFMYRRVHQLSGGQQQRVALARALVVEPEVLLLDEPFSHVDLDIKNQLLEELKILHNKLGFTLIYVTHDRFEAVEIGDRIALMKDGQIIQVGRPIELYKKPRNRFVAEFFGEANIVPAAALGLAERGYAVIRPEDVVIGGGTYRFKGQVVDITFLWHYLKVEIQSNGYIFKAYVDLETPISLGEVVEFGWDARDMYIVAE, from the coding sequence GTGGGGCTATCTGTGGAGCTAAAAGACGTCGCTGTACACTACGGCTCTTTTCAAGCCCTGATGGGAATTAATCTTTATGTAGAAAGCGGCGAAGGTCTCGTCCTCCTAGGCCCATCGGGATCGGGGAAATCCACGTTGTTGAGGACAATAGCCGGCCTAGTACCCCCCTCGAGGGGAAGGGTTTACATAGGGGGGAGAGACGTCACAGATCTCCCTCCAGATAAAAGGGGGGTGTCTATGCTTTTTCAAGACCTGGCGCTATTCCCGCACTTAAACGTCTTTGAAAACGTGGCGTTTGGCCTCAGGGTGAGGAGAGTGCCGGAGGAGGAGGTTAAGAGGAGAGTTATGTGGGCCCTGGAGCTCGTACGTCTAGATCCCCACACGTTTATGTATAGAAGAGTCCACCAGCTGTCGGGCGGCCAGCAACAGCGAGTTGCCCTTGCCCGGGCGCTGGTAGTTGAGCCAGAGGTCTTGTTACTAGACGAGCCCTTCAGCCACGTGGATTTGGACATAAAAAACCAGCTATTGGAAGAACTGAAAATACTGCACAACAAGCTGGGCTTCACGCTTATATACGTCACACACGACAGATTTGAGGCCGTGGAAATAGGCGATCGCATTGCCCTAATGAAAGACGGGCAAATTATACAAGTGGGCAGGCCAATTGAGCTTTATAAAAAGCCGCGCAACCGCTTCGTCGCGGAGTTTTTCGGCGAGGCTAACATCGTTCCCGCCGCGGCGTTGGGACTCGCAGAGAGGGGATACGCCGTTATAAGGCCGGAGGACGTGGTGATAGGCGGGGGGACGTACAGGTTTAAAGGACAAGTGGTGGACATCACCTTCCTCTGGCATTACCTCAAGGTGGAAATTCAAAGCAACGGCTATATTTTCAAAGCCTATGTGGATTTAGAAACTCCTATCTCGCTGGGCGAAGTTGTGGAATTCGGCTGGGACGCAAGAGACATGTACATAGTGGCGGAATGA
- a CDS encoding ABC transporter permease — protein MIKKLALTAFASAILLFYVPFLALGYYLSEGGLLKLPSLSMVATTFLLAGLTAVISIALAYPAAYYLAKRGSELEFALLIAPLWVGTLLKAYSLLVLFTIIERYTGIVLWGSILGVLVGMIYEYFPYALLTLYAAIEKLSETPVHAARVLGASRIEAFLRVELPLTMPGVVAAFILIFLFALGEVIMPAVLGGWKIYTFGSYIWDLYFKARDIFSGSILSLLLAGLSLLATYLVVRTIRSFSL, from the coding sequence ATGATTAAAAAGCTCGCATTAACGGCCTTCGCCTCGGCAATTCTCCTCTTCTACGTGCCTTTTCTGGCGCTGGGGTATTACCTCTCTGAAGGGGGGTTGTTAAAGCTCCCCTCTCTCTCCATGGTGGCCACCACCTTCCTCCTCGCCGGGCTTACTGCAGTTATATCAATCGCCCTGGCCTACCCCGCCGCTTATTATTTAGCAAAACGGGGAAGCGAGTTGGAGTTCGCGCTTTTAATCGCCCCCCTATGGGTGGGGACTCTGCTAAAGGCGTACTCCCTCCTAGTCCTATTTACTATAATTGAGAGATACACTGGCATTGTGTTATGGGGGTCGATCCTCGGGGTTTTAGTGGGCATGATCTACGAGTACTTCCCCTACGCCCTCCTGACTCTCTACGCGGCTATTGAAAAACTCAGCGAAACTCCCGTACACGCGGCTAGAGTCCTAGGCGCCTCCAGGATAGAGGCATTTCTAAGAGTGGAGCTCCCGTTAACAATGCCCGGCGTAGTCGCCGCTTTTATCCTCATATTCCTATTCGCACTGGGAGAGGTTATAATGCCCGCCGTGTTGGGCGGGTGGAAAATTTACACCTTTGGGAGCTACATATGGGATCTCTACTTCAAGGCCAGGGACATCTTCAGCGGTAGCATTTTGTCTCTTCTACTCGCCGGGCTCTCCCTGTTAGCAACATACCTAGTTGTCAGAACTATCCGCTCCTTTTCCCTATGA
- a CDS encoding ABC transporter permease yields the protein MKALRVYTWLLITALYMPIAVIIVLSFNDSRLPYVWGGLTFKWYEALFRWGQAWQAIINSVLIALAVAFVSCFFGIFMAYALRDNRYLAVSQGAIVMPEVSEALAFAAALWLLKSYAHIDLFGPLGVFLAHLAYTLPMAHVLLTPYVAYVGKSAVEAARILGASEMRTMLSVIMPILMPAFVATFLIVFANSFDTYIKTAFSTSPDFTTAPLLLWTYAARGRGDPTIYALATFMLIPSLAAAAIYFRAVKRYS from the coding sequence ATGAAGGCGCTGAGAGTTTACACCTGGCTCCTCATTACGGCGTTGTATATGCCAATAGCCGTTATTATAGTCCTCTCTTTTAACGACAGCAGATTGCCGTACGTGTGGGGAGGCCTCACCTTTAAGTGGTACGAGGCGTTATTCCGCTGGGGCCAGGCGTGGCAGGCGATAATTAACAGCGTGTTAATAGCCCTCGCCGTTGCCTTTGTCTCCTGTTTTTTCGGCATATTCATGGCCTACGCCCTCCGCGACAACAGATATCTAGCGGTTTCCCAAGGCGCTATAGTCATGCCGGAGGTGTCTGAGGCCTTGGCCTTCGCCGCGGCGCTCTGGCTGTTAAAGAGCTACGCGCATATAGATTTATTCGGACCGCTGGGAGTTTTCCTAGCCCATTTGGCCTACACCCTACCAATGGCCCACGTCTTGTTAACGCCTTATGTGGCTTATGTGGGGAAAAGCGCTGTGGAAGCCGCCAGAATTCTCGGGGCGTCGGAAATGCGCACAATGCTCTCCGTGATCATGCCGATATTAATGCCGGCTTTCGTAGCCACTTTCCTCATAGTATTCGCCAACTCCTTCGATACTTATATAAAAACCGCCTTCTCCACAAGCCCTGACTTCACAACAGCACCACTATTGTTATGGACTTACGCCGCCAGAGGCCGGGGAGATCCCACTATATACGCCCTGGCTACTTTTATGCTCATTCCCTCTCTCGCCGCTGCGGCGATTTATTTTAGAGCTGTAAAACGCTACAGCTAA
- a CDS encoding acetate--CoA ligase family protein, with protein MREFLSPNSVAVVGASPKGGSIGGQILIQLLKNFKGRVYAVNPKYDVEYVGGVEVRFYDKISSLPEAPELVVVATPAEVALGVIDDAGRAGAKAAVVVSGGFSEIGRQELEEGLIKTARRYGIRVLGPNCIGVYNAFNGLDTMFLPAEKAGRPPAGPIAFLSQSGAVMTAALDWAAGEYVGVGIAVNFGNRADVTEADFLEFLEGDERIKVVALYLEGFRRRSDVARFLQIVKKMDKPIVVYKAGRGNDAQRAVASHTAAMAGRYELYKGLFRQTGVVEAEDLIELFDMAKALALYDVRAVRNVLVVTSSGGMGVQIVDALNAVGLSVPELPREAQRELKSYLPPVAVVSNPVDLTGRR; from the coding sequence GTGAGGGAGTTTTTATCGCCAAACTCAGTAGCTGTTGTAGGGGCCTCGCCCAAGGGGGGCTCAATAGGGGGTCAGATTTTAATACAACTGTTGAAAAATTTCAAGGGAAGAGTATACGCCGTAAATCCGAAATATGACGTGGAATACGTAGGAGGTGTGGAGGTCCGTTTTTACGACAAAATTTCAAGCCTACCGGAGGCGCCTGAGCTTGTAGTAGTGGCAACGCCGGCGGAGGTGGCGTTGGGCGTAATAGACGACGCTGGCAGGGCCGGGGCCAAGGCGGCGGTTGTAGTATCAGGGGGTTTCTCAGAGATAGGCAGGCAAGAGTTGGAAGAAGGGCTAATAAAAACGGCGAGGAGATATGGAATTAGGGTTTTGGGGCCTAACTGTATAGGCGTTTACAACGCCTTCAACGGCCTTGACACAATGTTCCTGCCCGCAGAAAAGGCGGGAAGACCCCCCGCGGGCCCAATAGCCTTTCTCAGCCAAAGTGGCGCCGTAATGACGGCGGCTCTTGACTGGGCGGCTGGCGAATATGTAGGGGTGGGCATCGCGGTGAATTTCGGAAACAGAGCAGACGTCACAGAGGCGGATTTTTTAGAGTTTTTGGAAGGGGATGAGAGAATTAAAGTAGTAGCTTTATATCTCGAGGGGTTTAGGCGGAGGAGTGACGTGGCTAGATTTTTGCAAATTGTCAAGAAAATGGACAAGCCGATAGTGGTGTATAAAGCCGGTAGGGGGAACGACGCACAGAGAGCAGTGGCGTCGCACACAGCGGCAATGGCAGGGCGCTATGAGCTATACAAGGGGCTGTTCCGCCAGACAGGTGTAGTAGAGGCTGAGGATTTAATTGAGTTATTCGACATGGCAAAGGCCCTGGCGTTGTATGACGTGAGGGCGGTGAGAAACGTGTTAGTCGTCACGTCCTCCGGCGGCATGGGCGTTCAAATAGTAGACGCATTAAACGCCGTTGGGCTCTCTGTGCCCGAGCTGCCGAGAGAGGCCCAGAGGGAGTTAAAGAGCTATCTACCTCCTGTGGCAGTAGTTTCAAATCCAGTTGACTTAACAGGGCGGAGGTAG
- a CDS encoding DsbA family protein, with protein sequence MNKNVIIGAILAAAVVAVAVIALVTYKPPQSPQLTPPGAQSGGKLYVYLAQLTGGQSVQMLTYYIPTSDGVVYAQLSNNTITYFLLKNDGIINILSQSQGGSYQKLTYYNKLMEICVNSTTRAVIAGESITLSNSQCTPSTSPLPTAKNFDELVLLVQGLPGPTSPSQWKQSGVAQTPMGQATIYTNTTDVPIMPGLSATLDYEKQVLGDGTIYALKVRLSYGGQVVATLTYTLKNITAVPNDVRNIINELSKNVVATRGGGLDILKVAEKIGMKFDGNWPAAVVFFDLQCPYCAQLFKYNYTLFEGHKVVLVDLIAHPDATTAHQRLRCLYQQDPNKVIPTLRILYDRFLAGDPNYTSILPEKQCDIDANAGMQLATLLAGQNVGTPMVVVVYPNGTYTLIVGYDPASIARSLKG encoded by the coding sequence ATGAATAAAAACGTCATAATAGGCGCAATTCTAGCCGCGGCAGTTGTTGCCGTGGCTGTAATAGCGCTTGTCACATACAAACCGCCGCAAAGCCCGCAACTCACTCCCCCTGGGGCACAATCGGGGGGCAAGCTATACGTCTACTTGGCGCAACTCACAGGGGGCCAGAGCGTCCAAATGTTGACGTATTACATCCCAACTAGTGACGGAGTTGTATATGCACAGCTCAGCAACAATACCATAACTTATTTCTTATTGAAAAACGACGGGATTATTAATATATTGTCTCAATCGCAAGGAGGCTCTTATCAAAAATTGACATATTACAACAAGCTGATGGAAATATGTGTCAACTCGACAACACGAGCTGTTATAGCTGGCGAGTCCATAACGCTCAGCAACAGCCAGTGTACTCCGTCGACATCTCCGCTACCCACGGCTAAGAACTTCGACGAATTAGTATTGTTAGTTCAAGGACTTCCCGGCCCAACCTCGCCCAGCCAGTGGAAACAGTCGGGGGTTGCCCAGACGCCAATGGGCCAAGCCACTATCTATACCAACACCACAGATGTCCCCATTATGCCCGGTCTTTCGGCCACTTTAGACTACGAAAAACAAGTACTGGGAGACGGCACTATTTACGCCCTTAAAGTAAGGCTCTCATACGGCGGGCAAGTTGTGGCAACTCTGACATACACTCTTAAAAACATAACCGCGGTTCCAAACGACGTTAGGAATATAATAAATGAGCTTTCAAAAAATGTCGTTGCCACGAGAGGAGGGGGTTTGGACATTTTAAAAGTTGCCGAGAAAATAGGCATGAAATTCGACGGCAACTGGCCGGCGGCTGTCGTCTTCTTCGACTTACAGTGTCCCTACTGCGCCCAGCTCTTCAAATACAACTACACTCTATTTGAAGGCCACAAGGTTGTATTAGTGGATTTAATAGCCCATCCCGACGCCACTACGGCACACCAAAGGTTGAGATGTCTATACCAACAAGATCCCAATAAGGTAATACCTACTTTGCGAATTCTATACGATAGGTTCCTAGCCGGAGATCCCAACTACACCAGTATACTCCCAGAAAAACAGTGTGATATTGACGCCAATGCGGGGATGCAATTAGCCACTTTACTTGCAGGCCAAAACGTGGGCACGCCCATGGTAGTAGTGGTGTATCCAAACGGCACATATACATTAATAGTGGGATACGACCCTGCGAGCATCGCCAGGTCGTTAAAGGGGTGA